One genomic region from Flagellimonas oceani encodes:
- the miaB gene encoding tRNA (N6-isopentenyl adenosine(37)-C2)-methylthiotransferase MiaB: MEKIIDESQQGSTLSLESNEKNGRKLYIESYGCQMNFSDSEIVASILAKEGFNTTQDLNDADLVLVNTCSIREKAEQTVRKRLEKFNAVKRTKPNMKVGVLGCMAERLKSKFLEEEKIVDMVVGPDAYKDLPNLIQEIDEGRNAVNVILSKDETYGDVAPVRLNTNGVSAFVSITRGCDNMCTFCVVPFTRGRERSRDPQSILEEVNDLWERGFKEITLLGQNVDSYLWYGGGLKKDFDKASDMQKATSVNFAGLLELVAQAQPKMRIRFSTSNPQDMTLDVIEAMAKYRNICKYIHLPVQSGSNRILKAMNRLHTREEYFELIDNIKKIIPDCAISQDMITGFPTETEEDHQDTLSLMEYVKYDFGFMFAYSERPGTLAERKMDDDVPEAIKKRRLTEIIDLQQKHSHYRTQQHVGKTEEILIEGTSKKSDAHWMGRNSQNTVAVFPKEHYKVGDFVNVKINECTSATLIGEAVGYSENN; this comes from the coding sequence GTGGAAAAGATAATAGACGAAAGCCAACAGGGAAGCACCCTATCGCTGGAAAGCAACGAAAAGAACGGCCGAAAGCTCTACATAGAAAGCTACGGTTGCCAAATGAACTTTTCGGATAGCGAAATCGTTGCATCGATTTTGGCAAAAGAGGGTTTCAATACCACCCAGGACCTGAACGATGCAGATTTGGTTTTGGTGAACACCTGTTCCATTCGGGAAAAGGCCGAACAAACGGTGCGCAAACGTTTGGAAAAGTTCAATGCCGTAAAGCGAACCAAGCCCAACATGAAAGTAGGTGTTCTGGGGTGCATGGCCGAACGTTTGAAAAGCAAGTTCCTGGAAGAAGAGAAAATCGTGGACATGGTCGTAGGACCCGATGCCTACAAGGACCTGCCCAACCTTATCCAAGAAATTGACGAAGGTAGGAACGCCGTGAACGTTATTCTCTCCAAAGATGAAACCTATGGCGATGTGGCCCCCGTTCGATTGAACACCAACGGAGTCTCCGCATTTGTCTCCATTACCCGAGGCTGCGACAATATGTGCACGTTCTGCGTGGTTCCATTTACAAGAGGAAGGGAACGTAGCCGCGACCCACAATCCATTTTGGAAGAAGTGAACGATTTATGGGAAAGAGGCTTCAAAGAAATCACCTTATTGGGACAGAATGTGGACAGTTACCTTTGGTACGGTGGCGGATTGAAAAAGGATTTTGACAAAGCTTCGGACATGCAAAAAGCAACTTCCGTGAACTTTGCCGGACTGTTGGAACTGGTAGCACAGGCACAGCCAAAAATGCGCATCCGTTTCTCCACATCCAACCCCCAGGATATGACCTTGGACGTCATCGAGGCCATGGCCAAGTACAGAAATATTTGCAAGTACATTCACCTGCCCGTACAAAGCGGAAGCAACCGTATTTTAAAGGCAATGAACCGTTTGCACACCCGTGAGGAATATTTTGAATTGATCGATAACATCAAAAAAATAATTCCCGATTGTGCCATCAGTCAGGATATGATAACCGGCTTCCCTACGGAAACCGAAGAAGACCATCAGGATACCCTAAGTTTGATGGAATATGTGAAGTACGATTTTGGATTCATGTTTGCCTATTCCGAACGTCCCGGCACATTGGCAGAGCGTAAAATGGATGACGACGTTCCCGAAGCGATCAAAAAAAGGAGGCTGACAGAAATCATCGACCTACAGCAAAAACACAGTCATTACCGTACACAACAACATGTCGGAAAAACGGAGGAAATCTTGATTGAGGGAACATCCAAAAAATCGGACGCCCATTGGATGGGACGAAATTCACAGAACACAGTAGCCGTTTTCCCCAAAGAACACTACAAAGTGGGCGATTTTGTCAATGTAAAAATCAACGAATGCACCTCGGCCACCCTTATCGGAGAAGCAGTCGGGTATTCAGAAAACAATTAG
- the gldK gene encoding gliding motility lipoprotein GldK, giving the protein MRKLFFSSIALVFLLTSCGSKSRSKGELVGVSGKKWHPEKPYGMELIPRGAFVMGKAEEDQAKVLNAPTRTVTVRSFYMDDTEITNSEYRQFVEWVKDSIVRTRLAILADELGISPEDEGIGEYAFKDTDTTELSVYDKYMLDNYAGLGATGYEGRALNKDVDLVWDTSEYPDEYYAEVMDSIYLPEEESYNGLRSVDVTKLKYKYSWMDIEAAARARTGNRKDFIKHEELEIYPDTTVWIRDFEYSYNEPMHNDYFWHDAYSDYPVVGVNWMQAKAFCNWRTKFKNDDQKSRGKQFVNQFRLPTEAEWEYAARGGIEGGTYPWGGPYVISDTGCFMANFKPQRGDYAADAALYTVEAKSFEPNDYNLYNMAGNVSEWTNSSFDQGAYEYLSTMNPNIGSQDNQRKVIRGGSWKDVAYFLQVSTRDYEYQDSARSYIGFRTVQDYMGEEDSTNGSRSGL; this is encoded by the coding sequence ATGAGAAAGCTATTCTTTTCATCTATAGCACTTGTTTTTTTGCTTACCAGTTGTGGCTCTAAATCAAGATCAAAAGGTGAACTAGTTGGGGTCAGTGGTAAAAAATGGCATCCAGAAAAACCCTATGGAATGGAACTGATTCCCCGCGGCGCCTTTGTTATGGGTAAAGCCGAAGAGGATCAGGCGAAAGTATTGAACGCTCCCACAAGAACGGTTACCGTACGTTCCTTTTATATGGACGACACGGAAATCACCAATAGTGAGTACCGACAGTTTGTGGAGTGGGTCAAGGATTCCATAGTAAGAACACGGTTGGCCATCTTGGCCGACGAGCTGGGAATAAGCCCAGAGGATGAAGGTATCGGGGAGTATGCTTTTAAGGATACGGACACTACCGAACTTTCGGTTTATGACAAATACATGCTCGACAACTACGCGGGTCTTGGAGCAACAGGCTACGAAGGAAGGGCATTGAACAAAGATGTGGACTTGGTATGGGATACTTCCGAATACCCGGATGAGTACTATGCTGAGGTAATGGACTCCATTTACCTTCCTGAAGAGGAGAGCTACAACGGGTTGAGAAGTGTGGATGTAACCAAATTAAAGTACAAGTACAGCTGGATGGATATTGAAGCTGCTGCCAGGGCAAGAACCGGTAACAGAAAGGATTTCATCAAGCATGAAGAATTGGAAATCTATCCTGATACCACCGTTTGGATACGAGATTTTGAATACAGCTACAACGAGCCAATGCACAACGACTATTTCTGGCACGATGCCTACAGCGATTATCCTGTGGTAGGTGTTAACTGGATGCAGGCCAAAGCTTTCTGTAACTGGAGAACCAAGTTCAAGAACGACGATCAAAAAAGTCGAGGCAAACAGTTTGTGAACCAATTTAGGTTGCCAACGGAGGCAGAGTGGGAATACGCTGCAAGAGGAGGAATCGAAGGCGGAACATATCCTTGGGGCGGTCCGTATGTGATCAGTGATACAGGATGTTTCATGGCAAACTTTAAACCACAACGTGGTGATTATGCAGCCGATGCGGCACTTTATACTGTAGAAGCAAAATCTTTCGAACCAAACGATTACAACCTCTACAATATGGCCGGTAACGTATCCGAATGGACCAATTCAAGTTTTGACCAGGGTGCATACGAATACCTGTCCACCATGAACCCGAACATCGGTTCACAGGACAACCAGCGTAAAGTGATCCGTGGAGGGTCTTGGAAAGATGTTGCATACTTCCTGCAAGTAAGTACACGTGATTACGAATACCAAGATTCCGCAAGAAGCTACATCGGTTTCAGAACCGTTCAAGATTACATGGGAGAGGAAGACTCTACCAACGGTAGCAGAAGCGGACTATAA
- the topA gene encoding type I DNA topoisomerase, giving the protein MPKNLVIVESPAKAKTIEKFLGKEFQVESSFGHIADLPSKELGVDVENDFKPKYTVDKEKKALVKKLKDLANKAETIWLASDEDREGEAISWHLAEELGLDKDKTKRIVFNSITKSAIQKAIENPRDINYNLVNAQQARRVLDRLVGYELSPVLWKKIKPGLSAGRVQSVAVRLIVEREREIEGFTPEASFRIKAEFKTHEGNTFGAKLNTTFPTKQAAESFLKENIGADFSVSDLAQKPAKKSPAAPFTTSTLQQEASRKLYFSVSRTMQVAQRLYEAGLITYMRTDSVNLSNEALAAAKDAILDNYGEKYSQTRNFTGKSKGAQEAHEAIRPTDMKLQSPQLERDQAKLYELIWKRTLASQMSDAQLERTNVKIKASTHSEEFSANGEVVKFDGFLKVYLEGTDDEDGEEQDGMLPAMKVGEPLQNVFISATERFSRPPYRYSEASLVKKLEELGIGRPSTYAPTISTIQNRGYVEKGTVEGSERKYAQLVLEGGKVSDSQLSEMVGSEKGKIVPTDIGMIVNDFLVTHFTQILDYNFTAQVEEDFDEIASGDEDWQDMMKNFYKDFHPNVLEVEENAERASGERVLGTDPKSGRQVSVRLGRFGPMVQIGTVDDEEKPEFASLLPDQSIGTITFEEAMTLFELPRKLGVYEGEEVEANVGRYGPYVRFGKKFISLAQGESAFDVDMDRAIELIKEKQKADAPIGTYEGKDVTKGKGRFGPFIKWDGMFINVNKKYDFDNLSDGDIAELIETKKKKEAEKLIQEWPKEKIRIEKARWGRHNIIKGKVKVELSKDVDATKITLEEAQALLEKKSPKKKAKTKSKAKK; this is encoded by the coding sequence ATGCCAAAAAATTTAGTTATTGTAGAGTCCCCCGCCAAAGCTAAGACCATTGAAAAATTTCTGGGTAAGGAGTTTCAAGTTGAGTCGAGTTTTGGGCACATTGCCGACCTTCCCTCAAAAGAGCTCGGTGTTGATGTGGAGAATGATTTTAAGCCAAAATATACTGTAGATAAAGAGAAAAAAGCCTTGGTTAAAAAGCTCAAGGACTTGGCCAATAAAGCTGAAACCATTTGGCTGGCAAGTGATGAGGACCGCGAGGGGGAGGCCATATCTTGGCACTTGGCAGAAGAGTTGGGATTGGATAAGGACAAGACCAAACGTATCGTATTCAACTCCATTACCAAATCGGCCATCCAAAAGGCCATTGAGAATCCAAGGGACATCAACTATAATTTGGTAAATGCACAACAGGCCCGTAGGGTGTTGGACCGATTGGTGGGTTACGAGCTATCGCCTGTGCTTTGGAAAAAAATAAAGCCGGGACTTTCGGCAGGGCGTGTGCAGTCCGTTGCAGTACGCTTGATCGTTGAGCGGGAGAGGGAAATTGAAGGATTTACGCCCGAAGCTTCTTTTCGAATCAAAGCTGAGTTCAAAACTCATGAGGGCAATACATTTGGTGCAAAGCTGAATACCACGTTCCCAACAAAGCAAGCGGCCGAATCATTTTTAAAGGAGAATATTGGAGCTGATTTTTCGGTTTCCGATTTGGCCCAGAAGCCGGCAAAAAAATCTCCGGCAGCCCCGTTTACCACTTCCACTTTGCAACAGGAAGCTTCAAGAAAGCTTTATTTTTCGGTTAGCCGTACCATGCAGGTGGCCCAGCGGTTGTACGAAGCCGGTCTCATCACCTATATGAGAACGGATAGCGTTAACCTGTCCAACGAAGCATTGGCAGCCGCAAAAGATGCCATTCTGGACAACTATGGCGAAAAATATAGTCAAACCAGAAACTTTACAGGGAAATCCAAAGGGGCACAAGAGGCGCACGAGGCCATTCGCCCTACCGATATGAAATTACAGTCGCCCCAATTGGAGCGCGACCAAGCAAAATTATACGAGTTGATTTGGAAACGAACCCTTGCCTCGCAGATGAGCGATGCACAGTTGGAACGTACCAATGTTAAAATAAAAGCGAGCACCCATAGCGAAGAATTCTCCGCAAACGGGGAAGTAGTGAAGTTCGATGGTTTCCTCAAAGTGTATCTGGAAGGTACCGATGATGAAGACGGGGAGGAGCAAGATGGAATGCTTCCGGCCATGAAAGTAGGGGAGCCGCTTCAAAATGTATTTATTTCTGCAACCGAAAGATTTTCAAGGCCTCCTTACCGCTATTCGGAAGCATCTTTGGTGAAGAAACTGGAGGAGTTGGGCATTGGTAGGCCATCTACCTACGCACCTACCATATCCACCATTCAAAATAGGGGATATGTGGAAAAAGGTACCGTTGAAGGTTCCGAGCGCAAATATGCACAACTGGTTTTGGAAGGCGGAAAAGTGTCCGACAGCCAACTGAGCGAAATGGTAGGTTCCGAAAAAGGGAAAATTGTCCCTACGGATATCGGGATGATCGTAAATGACTTTTTGGTGACGCACTTCACACAGATTCTGGATTATAATTTCACGGCCCAGGTCGAAGAGGATTTTGATGAAATCGCATCAGGTGATGAGGATTGGCAGGATATGATGAAGAATTTCTACAAGGATTTTCATCCGAATGTCTTGGAGGTGGAGGAAAATGCCGAACGTGCCAGCGGAGAACGTGTTCTGGGAACCGACCCAAAATCGGGCAGACAGGTATCGGTACGATTGGGACGTTTTGGCCCCATGGTTCAAATAGGTACGGTGGATGATGAGGAAAAACCTGAGTTTGCCAGTTTGTTGCCAGATCAGTCCATCGGAACCATCACATTTGAAGAGGCAATGACCCTTTTTGAGCTTCCGCGCAAGTTGGGGGTTTACGAAGGTGAAGAGGTTGAGGCCAATGTTGGGCGATATGGCCCTTATGTTCGATTTGGAAAAAAATTCATTTCCTTGGCACAGGGCGAAAGCGCCTTTGATGTGGACATGGACCGTGCCATTGAGCTCATCAAGGAAAAACAAAAGGCAGATGCTCCCATTGGCACCTACGAAGGAAAGGACGTTACCAAAGGTAAAGGTAGGTTCGGGCCATTTATTAAATGGGACGGTATGTTCATCAACGTGAACAAGAAATATGATTTTGACAATCTATCCGACGGTGATATTGCTGAATTGATCGAGACCAAAAAGAAGAAAGAGGCCGAGAAACTGATTCAGGAATGGCCCAAAGAAAAGATACGGATAGAAAAGGCCCGTTGGGGAAGACATAATATAATAAAAGGTAAGGTTAAGGTGGAACTTTCCAAAGATGTGGACGCCACAAAAATCACTTTGGAAGAAGCACAGGCCCTACTGGAAAAGAAATCACCAAAGAAAAAAGCCAAGACAAAATCAAAAGCTAAGAAGTAG
- a CDS encoding LVIVD repeat-containing protein yields MKTKVLLLLCINFLLFTSCSDDDANGKFEEYLVARPLTMSRAEFANSVDIIAPRPVEESGKVYTYQDYIFINDKYKGVHVIDNSNPNQPVKVAFIQIPGNVDISVKNDYLFADSLMDLVVLDISDLENITIVNRLEDVLQSYVAAPFEADLVDYGDYGYNDEEILIGWEMVSERLTSEQYQSRFGDFGIAFAEAANDASGGTGQGGSLARFKIVEDYLYAVDSHNINIFNISDLDNPQVLDDVYAGFDIETIFNRDNYLFLGSMRGMYIYDISSPATPTLVSEFEHGTACDPVVVDGDYAYVTLRGGNMCGATESGLFIVDISDIENPELAISYPMDGPYGLGIKDEKIFICDGESGLKVYDKTDINDLIELNHFEDIVHL; encoded by the coding sequence ATGAAAACCAAGGTCCTCTTACTTTTATGCATCAATTTTTTGTTGTTCACCTCTTGCTCCGATGATGATGCCAACGGCAAATTTGAGGAATATTTAGTGGCCCGTCCTTTGACAATGAGCCGGGCCGAGTTTGCCAACAGTGTTGATATTATCGCTCCTCGCCCCGTAGAGGAATCGGGCAAAGTTTATACGTATCAAGATTATATCTTCATCAATGATAAGTATAAAGGGGTGCATGTCATAGACAATAGCAATCCGAACCAACCCGTTAAGGTGGCCTTTATTCAGATTCCCGGGAATGTGGATATTTCCGTCAAGAACGATTATCTATTTGCCGACAGTTTAATGGATTTGGTGGTGCTGGATATTTCCGACCTGGAGAACATCACCATAGTAAATAGATTGGAAGATGTACTGCAAAGCTATGTGGCCGCTCCATTTGAGGCCGATTTGGTGGATTATGGCGACTACGGTTACAATGATGAGGAAATTTTGATCGGATGGGAAATGGTTTCAGAGCGATTGACATCGGAACAGTACCAATCACGTTTCGGGGATTTTGGGATTGCTTTTGCCGAAGCAGCGAACGATGCCAGTGGGGGAACTGGTCAGGGCGGTTCGTTGGCAAGGTTCAAAATTGTGGAAGATTATTTGTACGCTGTAGATAGTCACAACATCAACATCTTTAACATTTCTGATTTGGACAATCCACAGGTTTTGGATGATGTTTATGCAGGTTTTGATATTGAGACCATTTTTAATCGCGACAATTATCTGTTTTTGGGCAGCATGAGGGGTATGTACATTTATGATATTTCATCTCCTGCCACGCCTACATTGGTCTCGGAATTTGAACATGGCACGGCCTGCGACCCTGTTGTGGTAGATGGTGATTATGCCTACGTAACCTTAAGGGGCGGAAATATGTGCGGTGCTACCGAGAGCGGCTTGTTCATTGTGGATATTTCAGATATTGAAAACCCGGAGTTGGCCATTTCCTACCCGATGGACGGACCTTATGGTTTGGGAATCAAGGATGAAAAAATATTTATCTGCGATGGGGAATCGGGCCTAAAGGTTTATGATAAGACCGATATAAATGATTTAATTGAACTGAACCATTTTGAAGACATCGTCCACCTATGA
- a CDS encoding WD40/YVTN/BNR-like repeat-containing protein — translation MTNRYLIMVLAVLCFYPSNAQRKKNKENPPQFKESLYNGMEYRMVGPHRGGRAGTVAGVANDPNLYYMGTAGGGMWKTTDAGNSWECISDGYFGGSIGAVAVAESDPNIIYVGEGEQTLRGNVSSGKGLWKSMDAGETWEFIGLKDSEHIARIGIHPKNPDLVYVAAIGNLWKPNETRGVFRSTDGGKNWEKILYVSDKAGAGDLIMDPNNSRILYAATWEMKRNGYRMDSGGPDSKMFKSTDGGDTWKDISENSGLPGFPWGIVGIAISPLDSDRVWAIIEAENGGVFRSDDGGTTWKKVNENRGLRQRAWYYSRIYADTQNKDKVWVMNVSYGVSTDGGNTFTLKTAGHSDHHDLWIDPNNNQRMIIADDGGAQISNDGGNNWTTYYNQPTMQFYRIATDSIFPYRIYGAQQDNTALRISHRSSGDAITEDDWEPTAGGESAHLAPDPKNNQIVYGGTYKGYMNRLDHTTGQTTSTNVWPDNPAGSGAEVMKYRFNWNYPLTFSRHDSNVLYAGSNYLHATTDGGQSWKTISPELARGIPETIESSGGPITQDNTGAEFYSNVFVITESILEKGVIWTGSDDGLIHVTRDNGTTWEDVTPPSSMSPKLNMINSIDASPFDKGTVYVAATSYKFGDYTPYLYKTEDYGKTWQLITDGIKENYYTRVVRTDKVRKGLLYAGTEWGMYISFDDGKNWEPFQLNLPITAIRDLHVRDNDLIVATHGRSFWMIDDLTPLHQLSEEVANSDFYLYKPDMAYRMHQDRSWQEPNTKLVGENHPDGAIINYYLKSLKETDTITMEILEADGSVIQTFSNHATPDRLDPASTQKLEVTEGGNRFIWNMRYPGYQEFKGMVFYSSPNIGPKAVPGNYKARLTVNGNSMEQMFTIVKDPRVSLSQKDFQDQFDFVMKVRDQVSRANNAIINIGNIKKDLDYLMQKTKGNPEIQKMAKDFEKELSVIENNIHMTKNQSRQDPLNYGIRINNRMAFLMVDSQRGDQKPTQQAQEFFVELTKELDKEINDLNSLVEKQANMINQKVEQNQIKLISTQ, via the coding sequence ATGACCAACCGCTACTTGATCATGGTACTAGCCGTACTATGTTTTTATCCTTCGAACGCACAGCGAAAAAAGAACAAAGAAAATCCACCACAATTTAAAGAGTCCCTTTATAACGGGATGGAATACCGCATGGTGGGGCCGCACAGAGGTGGACGCGCCGGCACCGTTGCAGGCGTCGCCAACGACCCCAACCTATATTATATGGGCACCGCCGGTGGAGGTATGTGGAAGACCACCGATGCCGGTAATTCTTGGGAATGTATTTCCGATGGATATTTTGGCGGTTCCATCGGAGCCGTTGCGGTCGCGGAATCCGACCCGAACATTATATATGTAGGTGAAGGGGAACAAACACTTCGGGGAAATGTTTCTTCGGGGAAAGGACTTTGGAAAAGTATGGACGCCGGTGAGACCTGGGAATTCATCGGACTCAAAGACTCCGAACATATTGCCCGTATCGGCATACACCCCAAAAACCCCGACCTTGTGTATGTCGCCGCCATTGGAAACCTGTGGAAACCCAATGAGACCCGTGGGGTTTTCCGCTCTACCGATGGCGGAAAAAATTGGGAAAAGATTTTGTACGTAAGCGACAAGGCCGGTGCCGGAGATTTGATCATGGATCCCAACAACAGCAGAATCCTATATGCGGCCACTTGGGAAATGAAACGAAACGGCTATCGAATGGATAGTGGCGGCCCTGACAGTAAAATGTTCAAAAGTACTGACGGAGGCGATACTTGGAAAGATATTTCAGAAAATTCCGGTTTGCCCGGTTTTCCATGGGGAATCGTGGGCATTGCCATTTCTCCTTTGGATTCCGATCGGGTCTGGGCCATTATCGAAGCCGAAAATGGTGGTGTTTTCCGTTCGGATGACGGTGGAACAACATGGAAAAAAGTAAATGAGAACCGTGGATTAAGACAACGTGCTTGGTACTACAGTAGAATTTATGCCGATACCCAGAACAAGGACAAAGTTTGGGTGATGAACGTTAGCTACGGCGTATCCACTGATGGCGGGAACACATTCACTCTTAAAACAGCTGGACATAGCGACCACCATGATCTGTGGATAGACCCCAACAACAATCAAAGAATGATCATTGCCGATGATGGCGGTGCACAAATATCCAACGATGGCGGTAATAACTGGACCACCTACTATAACCAGCCCACCATGCAATTTTATCGCATTGCAACAGATAGTATTTTCCCTTACAGAATCTATGGGGCGCAACAGGACAATACCGCTTTGCGCATTTCGCACCGTTCTTCGGGCGACGCCATTACCGAAGATGATTGGGAACCCACTGCGGGCGGGGAAAGTGCCCACTTGGCACCCGACCCAAAAAACAACCAAATAGTGTATGGGGGCACCTATAAAGGATATATGAACCGTTTGGACCATACGACCGGACAAACCACTTCCACAAACGTGTGGCCCGACAACCCGGCCGGTTCCGGCGCGGAGGTCATGAAATACCGCTTTAATTGGAATTATCCCTTGACCTTTAGCAGACATGATTCCAATGTACTTTATGCAGGTTCCAATTATCTGCACGCCACCACCGATGGAGGTCAATCATGGAAAACCATATCCCCGGAATTGGCAAGGGGCATCCCTGAAACCATTGAATCATCGGGCGGCCCCATTACACAGGACAACACGGGAGCGGAATTCTATTCCAATGTTTTTGTGATTACGGAATCCATCCTGGAAAAAGGGGTGATTTGGACAGGTAGTGATGATGGATTGATTCATGTAACGCGAGATAATGGCACCACATGGGAAGATGTAACGCCCCCGTCATCCATGTCCCCAAAATTGAATATGATCAACTCGATAGATGCCAGTCCGTTTGATAAAGGAACCGTGTACGTTGCCGCAACATCCTACAAATTTGGCGACTACACCCCTTACTTGTACAAAACAGAAGATTACGGAAAAACATGGCAACTGATCACTGATGGCATCAAAGAGAATTATTACACTCGGGTGGTTCGTACCGATAAAGTTCGCAAAGGCCTGCTGTATGCCGGCACCGAATGGGGCATGTATATTTCTTTTGACGATGGCAAAAACTGGGAACCATTCCAGTTGAATTTGCCCATTACTGCCATACGCGACCTTCATGTGCGGGACAACGATTTGATCGTAGCCACACATGGAAGAAGTTTTTGGATGATAGATGATTTAACCCCATTACATCAATTGTCCGAAGAGGTTGCCAATAGCGACTTTTATCTGTACAAACCCGATATGGCCTATAGAATGCACCAAGACCGCTCTTGGCAAGAACCCAACACCAAGTTGGTGGGCGAAAACCATCCCGATGGTGCCATCATCAACTATTATTTAAAAAGTTTGAAGGAAACCGATACCATCACCATGGAAATCTTGGAAGCAGACGGCAGCGTCATTCAAACCTTTTCCAATCATGCAACACCTGATAGATTGGACCCAGCCTCAACACAAAAATTGGAAGTGACCGAAGGAGGCAACCGATTTATCTGGAACATGAGGTATCCGGGTTACCAAGAATTCAAGGGAATGGTATTTTACTCATCACCCAACATAGGCCCAAAGGCCGTGCCCGGAAATTATAAAGCAAGGCTCACCGTGAACGGAAACTCTATGGAACAGATGTTCACCATTGTAAAGGACCCAAGGGTATCGTTGAGCCAAAAAGATTTTCAGGATCAGTTTGATTTTGTGATGAAAGTACGTGACCAAGTTTCCCGTGCCAACAATGCCATTATAAACATTGGGAACATTAAAAAGGACTTGGACTATTTAATGCAAAAGACCAAGGGCAATCCCGAAATCCAGAAAATGGCCAAGGATTTTGAAAAGGAACTTTCCGTTATCGAGAACAACATCCACATGACGAAAAACCAAAGTAGGCAGGATCCTTTGAACTATGGTATCCGAATAAATAATAGGATGGCATTTTTAATGGTAGACTCGCAACGCGGAGATCAAAAACCCACCCAACAGGCCCAAGAGTTTTTTGTAGAACTCACCAAGGAATTGGACAAAGAGATCAATGATCTAAATTCTCTGGTTGAGAAGCAAGCCAACATGATCAACCAAAAAGTGGAGCAAAACCAGATTAAATTGATCTCCACGCAGTAA
- a CDS encoding formimidoylglutamase, with translation MAFDFLVPVKDKVLAHCELLPEQALGKNVHMHTEKEGLPVFAHADVAIFGVLESRNAFEKKPEKLDLDEVRIQLYRLMMGNWNSTIIDIGDVEEGDTVEDTYFVVKEIVAGLLEENIIPIVLGLTQDITFPTYRAFDKIKNMVNLVSIDSRFDFGEDDELISSHSYMSKIITDKPNNLFNFSNIGYQSYFNAQEEKDLMERLFFDAYRLGEIAANIELAEPVLRSSDIVSLDLRAIRASEMGGSRNFSPNGFTGREICAIARYAGISDKVTLFGIYEGENSYQAFQMIAQIIWYFIEGLSFRIKEYPSSKSEDFTKFTVPTDTEELVFFKSHVTERWWVEVPTILAEHTKTNSVALLPCTEEDYLDACNQNIPERWFKAYRKGLN, from the coding sequence ATGGCATTTGATTTTCTGGTTCCGGTCAAGGACAAGGTATTGGCACATTGCGAATTGTTGCCAGAACAAGCATTGGGCAAAAACGTTCATATGCATACCGAAAAAGAGGGGCTCCCCGTATTCGCCCATGCCGATGTGGCTATTTTTGGTGTTTTGGAATCCCGAAATGCCTTTGAGAAAAAGCCCGAGAAATTGGATTTGGACGAAGTGCGTATCCAGTTGTACCGTTTAATGATGGGCAATTGGAACTCCACCATTATTGATATTGGCGATGTAGAGGAAGGCGATACCGTCGAGGATACCTATTTTGTAGTAAAGGAAATTGTGGCGGGTCTGCTGGAAGAAAACATCATACCTATTGTGTTGGGGCTTACCCAAGATATTACTTTCCCTACCTACCGCGCTTTCGACAAAATAAAGAATATGGTGAACCTGGTCTCCATCGATAGTCGTTTTGACTTTGGTGAGGACGACGAGCTGATTTCATCACATTCGTACATGAGCAAGATCATTACGGACAAGCCCAACAATCTTTTCAACTTTTCCAATATTGGCTACCAAAGTTACTTCAATGCCCAAGAGGAAAAGGATTTAATGGAGCGTCTATTTTTCGATGCCTACCGATTGGGAGAGATTGCCGCCAATATAGAGTTGGCGGAACCGGTATTGCGCAGCAGCGATATCGTAAGCCTTGACCTAAGGGCGATCAGGGCCAGTGAGATGGGCGGCTCAAGAAATTTTTCTCCCAACGGGTTTACCGGAAGGGAGATATGTGCCATTGCCCGTTACGCCGGCATCAGCGATAAAGTAACCCTGTTCGGTATTTACGAGGGAGAGAATTCATACCAAGCTTTTCAGATGATCGCCCAGATCATCTGGTACTTTATAGAGGGGTTGAGTTTTAGAATAAAAGAATACCCAAGCTCTAAGAGCGAAGACTTCACAAAGTTTACCGTGCCCACGGACACCGAGGAATTGGTCTTCTTCAAAAGTCATGTTACAGAAAGATGGTGGGTAGAAGTACCAACAATTTTAGCTGAACATACTAAAACAAATTCGGTGGCGTTATTACCATGCACCGAAGAGGACTATCTGGATGCTTGCAACCAGAACATTCCCGAAAGGTGGTTCAAAGCCTACAGAAAAGGGCTGAACTAA